A DNA window from Castanea sativa cultivar Marrone di Chiusa Pesio chromosome 7, ASM4071231v1 contains the following coding sequences:
- the LOC142642825 gene encoding polygalacturonase QRT3-like — protein MSHESLSFLSLSRIYKVVRFSLNLSSFTYIGEKEQGSTMARKALLWSMFMGLASFSFLLIHVYGEQPQVGQFSGGHYHDQMRKMQAVKASFVRHDSIALSPSISPSPSAAQQPPVVLSSRVYHVTSYGADPTGKMDSTEAILKAISDAVQGPSEGSLIEGIQNLGGVQLSLDGGNYLISRPLRLPTTSLGNFMIHGGTLRASDDFPTDGYLIDLSSSSNSKNEVNGKSSMDAQLSSSSSYNYEYITLKDLMLDSNYRGGGIAVINSLRTSIDNCYIVHFTTNGILVQSGHETYIRNSFLGQHITAGGDQGERNFSGTAITLMGNDNAVTDVVIFSAAIGIMITGQANILTGVHCYNKATGFGGTGIYLKLPGLTQTRIVNSYLDYTGIVAEDPVQLDISNCFFLGDAYIVLKSINGVANGVNIVDNMFGGSEKGIEIVQLDQSSGPFKDIKQVVIDRNNVKGMNLKATVARGSANGEGNSWVVDFNNVLLFPNLIRHVQYSLSASSSQFPNHALRNVSGNRVQIQTNLNVSASVFVIVDQSVAN, from the exons ATGTCCCACGAGTCCCTTTCTTTTCTATCTCTCTCACGCATATATAAAGTGGTAAGGTTTTCTCTCAACCTCTCGTCTTTTACATATATAGGAGAGAAGGAGCAGGGATCTACAATGGCAAGAAAAGCTCTGCTATGGTCCATGTTTATGGGATTGGCTAGTTTTAGTTTCTTGTTAATTCATGTTTATGGAGAGCAACCTCAGGTGGGTCAATTTTCTGGTGGTCATTATCATGACCAAATGCGCAAAATGCAAGCCGTCAAGGCCTCCTTTGTCCGGCATGACTCGATTGCTCTTTCGCCATCAATCTCACCCTCTCCTAGTGCTGCTCAGCAACCACCG GTTGTATTAAGTTCACGTGTGTATCATGTGACATCATACGGTGCAGATCCAACAGGGAAAATGGACAGCACAGAAGCAATCCTTAAAGCAATATCAGACGCAGTTCAAGGTCCAAGTGAAGGGTCATTGATAGAGGGAATACAGAATCTTGGTGGTGTACAGCTTAGTCTTGACGGTGGCAATTACCTTATTAGCCGACCACTAAGATTGCCGACCACCAGTTTGGGAAACTTCATG ATACATGGAGGAACACTACGTGCCTCGGATGATTTTCCAACTGATGGGTATCTGATTGACTTGTCATCTTCATCGAATAGCAAGAATGAAGTGAACGGAAAGAGCTCGATGGATGCACAGctatcctcatcatcatcctACAATTATGAGTACATAACCCTCAAAGACCTCATGTTAGATTCAAACTACAGGGGTGGAGGCATTGCAGTCATAAATTCACTTAGAACTAGCATAGACAACTGTTACATTGTCCACTTCACTACTAATGGGATTTTAGTCCAAAGTGGTCATGAGACCTACATACGAAACTCCTTTCTCGGCCAACACATCACTGCCGGTGGTGATCAAGGCGAAAGGAACTTCTCTGGTACTGCAATAACCCTAATGGGCAATGATAATGCTGTTACAGATGTGGTAATTTTTTCAGCTGCTATAGGAATAATGATTACAGGTCAAGCCAACATACTCACTGGGGTACATTGCTACAACAAGGCCACTGGCTTTGGTGGCACTGGGATTTATCTGAAATTGCCCGGTTTGACACAAACCCGGATTGTGAATTCTTATTTGGATTACACTGGTATAGTGGCTGAAGACCCTGTGCAACTTGATATCTCTAATTGCTTTTTCCTTGGTGACGCATACATTGTCCTAAAATCAATAAATGGGGTTGCAAATGGGGTCAATATTGTTGATAACATGTTTGGTGGCTCTGAAAAAGGAATTGAAATTGTTCAATTGGATCAATCCAGTGGACCTTTCAAAGATATCAAACAAGTTGTGATTGATAGGAACAATGTCAAAGGGATGAATTTAAAGGCCACCGTTGCTAGGGGGTCTGCGAATGGGGAAGGAAACTCATGGGTTGTGGATTTTAATAATGTTCTACTTTTTCCTAACCTTATTAGGCATGTTCAATACTCGTTAAGTGCTAGTAGCAGCCAGTTCCCTAACCATGCCTTGAGGAATGTATCCGGTAATCGGGTTCAGATTCAGACAAATTTGAATGTTTCAGCAAGTGTATTCGTTATAGTGGATCAATCGGTAGCAAATTAA